The stretch of DNA TGAGCGTCTTCTCGAACGACCGGCCGTCTCCCGCGAAGCGCAGCCGCACGACGTCGCGGTTGCCGTCCTTCGTCCGCTCGACGGCGTAGAGCGCCGCGTTGGCCGCCAGGGTCGACGCGGCGTCGGAGCCGAAATCGAGGTCGAGCGGGAGATCGGGCGACTCGCCGCGATGGACCATCTCGAGGCGATGCCGTTCGTCGTCATCGTACTTCTTCAGGAGAAACGACGTCAGCACCGCCCCCCGGTTGTCGATCACCGCGCGATAGAGCGGGCGGTCGATCACGACCGACTCGCGCGCGGCGGCCGCGACCGGCAGGACGGCGGGGGAGGGCGGCGGCGCGGGCGACGGCGGGGGCGCCGATGACGCCGACGGCGCCGCCGCGGGCGCCGTGCCGGCGGCCGCCGGCGCCGGGGGCGCCGGAGAGGTCTTCGGCGCTTTCGGCGTGATCGCGTCCCAGAGGACCAGGACGACGATCGAGAGCGCGGCGGCGAGGAGGAGGCGCTTTTCCACGCGCGGCTACTTCACCGGGTCGAAGCCGCCCGCGTGGAACGGATGGCAGCGGCCGAGACGGCGCAGGCCGAGCCCGATCCCACGGAGCGCGCCGTAGCGGGCGACCGCCTCGGCCATGTATTCCGAGCACGTCGGGACGAAACGGCAGGAGGGAGGGAGCAGCGGAGAGATCACTCGCTTGTACGCGCGGAGGGCCGCGAGGAGGACAGTTTTTCCGAGAGCATCTTCCACTCCTGACCCAGCTGGTCGAGCGTCGCTTCCGAGGCCCCCGGCCTCGCCAGGATGCAGAGGTCGCGCGGCGGCGCCGCCTGGCGCCTCACCCGCCTCAGGATCTCGCGGAGCCGGCGCTTGACGCGGTTCCGGACGACCGCCGAGCCCACTTTCTTCGGTACCGACAATCCCCATCGCGAGCGGCCGAGCGCGTTGTCGAGAGCGAAAACCACCAACCATCGACCCGCGACCCGTCTTCCCCTCTTTTGACAATCCGTGAAATCCCGACGCTTCCGAAGGCGCGCCTCTTTCGGGAAGCCCTCCGGGGCGCCGGACGCCGTCAGACGGTCAGGCGCTTGCGCCCCTTGCGGCGGCGGGCCGAGAGAACCGCGCGCCCCGCCTTCGTGCTCATCCGGGCGCGAAAACCGTGCGTTTTCCTGCGCCGGGCGTTGTTGGGTTGATAGGTGCGCTTCATGGCTTCTCCGTCCCTTTCGCTTCAAAACTTTGATTCTATGGGCCGGTCCTGTCCAAGTCAAGGATTGTGCTAAGATCCCGCGCCGAGCTTTCCACAGCTGTGGAAAACCCTGCGGAAAAGAATGAACCGGAGCGAACGCTGGAAGCAGTTTCTCTCGGCCCTCGAGCCTCAGATCGAGGAGAAAGAATTCCGCACGTGGTTTCTCCCCGCGAAATTCGGGGGTCAGAGCCCGGTCGGGGAGCGCCCGGTCTGGAAAATCGTCGTTCCCAACGCGGTTTTCGCCGACTGGATCCCTTCCCATCACTCGGCCGCGCTGCGGGCGGCGGCCGAAAAGATCGGGATCCCCGATCTCACGCTCGAGTTCTCCGCGGCCGAGCCCGGAGGAGCCGAGCCGGCCGCTCCCGCCGAACCTCCTCCCGGGATCAACCCGCGCTACACGTTCCAGAACTTCGTCGTGGGGTCGTCGAACCAGTTCGCCCACGCCGCGGCCCGCGCGGTCGCGGAGGCCCCGTCGCGCTCCTACAACCCCCTCTTCGTCTACGGCGGCGTCGGCCTCGGGAAGACCCACCTCATGCAGGCGATCGCCCATGAGATCCTCCGGCAGAAGCCGGGCGCGCGGATCCTCTACCTCTCGGCCGAGAAGTTCTTGAACGACCTGATCAACGGGATCAAGAGCGAGCGGATGCACGAGTTTCGCCGGCGCTACCGCGAGCTCGACGTGCTGCTCGTCGACGACGTCCAGTTCATCGCGGGGAAGGAGGCGACCCAGGAGGAGTTCTTCCACACGTTCAACGCGCTCCACGAATCGCAGCGGCAGATCGTCCTCTCCTCCGACGCGCCTCCCAAGGAGATCTCGTCGCTCGAGGAGCGTCTGCGTTCCCGCTTCGAGTGGGGGCTGATCGCCGACATCCAGCCGCCCGACCTCGAGATGAAGGTCGCGATCCTCCGCAAGAAGGCGGAGGAGGAGAAGGTCTTCATTCCGAACGACGTCGCC from Thermoanaerobaculia bacterium encodes:
- the yidD gene encoding membrane protein insertion efficiency factor YidD, which gives rise to MEDALGKTVLLAALRAYKRVISPLLPPSCRFVPTCSEYMAEAVARYGALRGIGLGLRRLGRCHPFHAGGFDPVK
- the rnpA gene encoding ribonuclease P protein component, which encodes MTASGAPEGFPKEARLRKRRDFTDCQKRGRRVAGRWLVVFALDNALGRSRWGLSVPKKVGSAVVRNRVKRRLREILRRVRRQAAPPRDLCILARPGASEATLDQLGQEWKMLSEKLSSSRPSARTSE
- the rpmH gene encoding 50S ribosomal protein L34, with product MKRTYQPNNARRRKTHGFRARMSTKAGRAVLSARRRKGRKRLTV
- the dnaA gene encoding chromosomal replication initiator protein DnaA; protein product: MNRSERWKQFLSALEPQIEEKEFRTWFLPAKFGGQSPVGERPVWKIVVPNAVFADWIPSHHSAALRAAAEKIGIPDLTLEFSAAEPGGAEPAAPAEPPPGINPRYTFQNFVVGSSNQFAHAAARAVAEAPSRSYNPLFVYGGVGLGKTHLMQAIAHEILRQKPGARILYLSAEKFLNDLINGIKSERMHEFRRRYRELDVLLVDDVQFIAGKEATQEEFFHTFNALHESQRQIVLSSDAPPKEISSLEERLRSRFEWGLIADIQPPDLEMKVAILRKKAEEEKVFIPNDVALYIAATVKSNIRELEGRVNRVLAFASLTGNPLTLELARETLKDMVVSEDRKATPSEILKAVASHYGIRVSDLKAKSNAKTIAFPRQIAMYLCRQLTQLSFPEIGRLFNDKHHSTVMHSVEKIQRLYDDDSDFHKTLDGLSSSFR